CCTGAGCACGACCAACAGCAACGTCAACAGCCTGTCGACGTCTACATCGAGCGGGCTGAGCACTGCCACCAGCGGGATCTCGAGCCTGTCGACGGGCCTGAGCACGACCAACAGCAGCCTCAACAGCCTGTCCACCAGCGTGAGTGGTTCGGCCAGCGGCCTTGCCAGCCTGTCGACCTCGACCTCCACGGGCCTGAGCACTGCCACCAGCAGCATCAGCAGCCTGAGCACGACGGTCAACACGATCAACGACAAGGGCACCAAGTACTTCCACGCCAACTCGACGGCAGCCGATTCCAAGGCAACCGGCCAGGAATCCGTGGCGATCGGCCCGCAGTCGCTGGCGAGCGGCGCCAACTCCTTCGCCGCTGGCAACGGTGCGAAGGCAACGGCCGACGGCGCAGTCGCCATCGGTTTTGGCGCGCAGGCCACGGGGGCCAACGCCATCGCGATCGGTTCGGGCGCGCTGGCAACGGGCTCACAGGCAATCGGTGTCGATTCCCGCGCAGGTGGCGGTGGCGTGGCGTTGGGCGACAAGGCCGACGCCGGCGGCACGGTGCTGAGCCAGGCGCAGAACGTCTCGCAAGGCACAGCCATCGGCTTCGGCTCGCTGGTCACGCAAAGCGGTGGCGTGGCGCTGGGCGCGGGGTCCAAGGCGACGACCGCAGCAGGTGTGGTCGGCTACATCCCCGGCAGCGCGAATGCGCAGCAGGAAGCGGCCATCCGAGCCACGACCAGCACCCAAGCCGCCGTGTCCGTGGGCGATGCCGCCAACGGCCAGTTCCGCCAGATCACCGGTGTGGCGGCCGGCTCGGCCGACAGCGATGCGACCAACGTCGCGCAACTGCGCGCTGCATCCAATGCGGTGGCCGCCAGCAGCGTGCAGTACGCGACCAACCCGGATGGGTCGGTCAACTACAACCAGGTCACGCTGGGCAACGGCCAGGCGCCCAACGGCACACGCATCTCCAACGTCGCGCCGGGCATTGCACCAACCGATGCGGTCAACGTGGGCCAGTTGGGAGCGGTGCAGAGCCAGTTGCAGGGCCAGATTGCCAGCGTGCAACGCATCGCCTACTCGGGCGTGGCGATGGCGACCGCCATGAGCACGTTGCCGCAAGCCATGACGCCGGGCAAGACGCTGCTGTCCGTGGGGGTGGGCAACTACTCGGGCTACAGCGCCATCGCCGTCGGCTTCTCGTCGCGCTCGAACGATGGCAAGTGGGTCTACAAGGTCAACGGCGGCTACAGCGGGACCCGGTTCAACATCGGCGTGGGTGTCGGCTACGAATTCGACTGATGGCCATCGCCGACGCAACCCGAAGATTGCCGTCGCTTGCAAAGCCGACGGTCCTCGATGCGGGGACGGCGGCCGCCGTGGTGCTGGTGCCCCTGAATCCGAGGGGCATCTGCGAAACGGATGCACTCCGGATCGGCAGGCAGCTCTGGCTCGTGACCCAGTGGCACGGCGCGGGGTTGCCCCAAGGCGTCTGGCGGCCGGTGCGGATGATCCGCGTCGACGACTTCCAGGTCCGGCCCATGGGCGACAGGCTGGTTCTTGTCGAGCCGATGGCCACCCGGCTGTTCAAGGGCAAGGCCACCTTTCCGGGGCACGAGGTCCTGCTTCACCCGGACATCCTTGTCGATTTTGGCTCGTCGACGCCAGTTACCGAGGCGGCCGCACGGCGCAGGCGCCGGGTTGCGTCCAACAAATGAGAAGAAAGCAGAGATGACACAACGCATGTCCACCCACGCAACGCCCGCTTTGCGCCGCCGCTTCGGCATCTGCCTCGTGTTGGCCGTTGCAAGCACCGCGGCGGGGGCCCAGGGCAACCCGCAAGCATCAGGCGCATCGGCCGACGAGTTGCTGCGTGCGAGCGAGCAGACCCTTCGCCAGATCGACGAGAGCCGCGGCCCGGACCTGTGGAACGCGTCCGCGCCGTTCATCAGGACGAGCTTCTCGCAGGCCGACTACGTGAACGGTATCGTTCAAGAACGCCAGAGAGTCGGAACGGTGCGTGAACGCAGTTGGGATCGCGTGACGCGCATTCACGAGAACGGCAACAGCCAAGGTGTGCCGGCCGGCTTCTACGCCAGCGTCGATTTCTCGACATACACGGGCAATGGCAACGTTGTCTACGAACGGTTGAGCTTCAGGCTCGAAGACGATGGCTGGCACCCCGTGGGCTACAACGCACGCGACAAACAGTGAAAATGACCGCGCCCGGTGCCCGGCTCTGCCTGGATGCGCCACGCAGAGAGAGGGCATGGTGGCCCTTGTGTTCGACCTCTATGAAACTTTCGACGGTCAGCCTTCTGGCAGCCCTCGCCGCAAGTTTGTGGATCCCGGCCTCCGGGGCCGAGGCGCCCGTGTGGCCGCATGCCAAGGCGATCACCTGGATCGTCGGTTTCCCTCCGGGCGGCACGATGGACACGCAGGCGCGGATGGTGGCCCAGCTGCTGAGCCGGAAGACGGGGCAGCCCGTGGTCGTGCAAAACAAGGTCGGTGCCTCGGGCGCACTCGCGTTGCGTGCCACCGCGTCGGCCCCTGCGGACGGCTATACGGTCATGACGGTCACCGGCCCCGGCATCGAGGCGCAGGACGTACCGCGATTCGGCAACGGACTCAAGCCCGTGGCGCTGCTGTCGAAGGGGCCGATGGTGCTGGTCGCCTCCATGGCCAATGCGCCGCCTGCGGATCTGCAGGCGCTCCTGAAAGAGATGCGCCGCAGGCCGGAGGCCTGGAGCTACGCGTCCTCGGGTCTCGGAACACCCCAGCACCTGGCGGGTGAGCTGCTCAACAAGCTGGCCGGCACCGCCATGCTGCACGTGCCCTACAAGGGCGGAAGCCAGGCCGTGGGGGACGTCGTCGGCGGGCAGGTTCCCCTGGGCATGCTCGGCGTGATGCCGCTGCTTCCCTACATCCGGGCGGGGAAGGTCAGGGTGTACGCGGTGACCAGTGCGGCCCGCCTGCCCGGTGTGCTGCCTGATGTTCCGACGATGCAGGAGGCCGGTGTCCCTGGCTACGACATCAGCCAGTGGTACGCGCTGGCCGTGCCCGAGGGCGTGCCGCTGGATTGCGTTGCGCAGTTGAACCGGTGGCTGAACGACATCATGGTCTCCGAGGAGATGAAGGAGCCGCTGCGGGCCATCGGGTCTTTGCCGGGAGCGGGGTCGCCGGCCGCCGTGGCGTCTTTCGTGC
This region of Variovorax sp. RKNM96 genomic DNA includes:
- a CDS encoding DUF4019 domain-containing protein — encoded protein: MSTHATPALRRRFGICLVLAVASTAAGAQGNPQASGASADELLRASEQTLRQIDESRGPDLWNASAPFIRTSFSQADYVNGIVQERQRVGTVRERSWDRVTRIHENGNSQGVPAGFYASVDFSTYTGNGNVVYERLSFRLEDDGWHPVGYNARDKQ
- a CDS encoding tripartite tricarboxylate transporter substrate binding protein; this encodes MKLSTVSLLAALAASLWIPASGAEAPVWPHAKAITWIVGFPPGGTMDTQARMVAQLLSRKTGQPVVVQNKVGASGALALRATASAPADGYTVMTVTGPGIEAQDVPRFGNGLKPVALLSKGPMVLVASMANAPPADLQALLKEMRRRPEAWSYASSGLGTPQHLAGELLNKLAGTAMLHVPYKGGSQAVGDVVGGQVPLGMLGVMPLLPYIRAGKVRVYAVTSAARLPGVLPDVPTMQEAGVPGYDISQWYALAVPEGVPLDCVAQLNRWLNDIMVSEEMKEPLRAIGSLPGAGSPAAVASFVRAEDEKWRAFARRAGIQATN